The following nucleotide sequence is from Endozoicomonas sp. GU-1.
TTATGAATATCTCCTGGCGTCCCTTGAGTTCAGCGGTGAGGATGAAGCTACAGCTGTCGTAAGTTTAGGGTTTGATCTTGATCTTTCAGCCATGACGATCACTTGACCATTACGGCATGAATGAATTTCCGGTCTGGCAAGGGTATCCTTGTCAGTCAGTTCCAATAATGTTCAGGATGTAACAATATGATCGCCATTACCGACTATTTGGCCGGAGTTCCTCTTTTTCTTGCCTATTTTGCCGTTGCGCTGGTATTAACGGGGATTTATGTCCTGGTTTACACTTGGTGTACTCCCCATGAAGAGATGAAATTGATCAGGGCGGATGTGCCGGCTGCTGCCATTGCTTTTGCTGGCAGTTTAATCGGCTTTGTTCTGCCCCTGGCCAGTGTCATTGAAAACTCGATTGACCTGGTGGATATGGCGCTCTGGGGCGGTGTTGCCCTGATTGTTCAGTTGGCTACATTTTTTGGACTAAGACTGTTTATTCCGCAAATCTCAGAGCATATTGCAGACAATAAGCTGGCTTCTGGTATCTGGCTGGGGGGAGTATCAATCGCAGCCGGTTTATTGAACGCTGCCTGTTTGACCTATTAGTACCGGAGTTAAGGGAATAATGAAGCGTTCAAAGAAGTTGCAGCTTGCCATTATGGGAACCGCTCCGTTTGTGCTCAGTGGCTGCACAGACTCCGCCAGAGAAGCGCTGGTTTATAAAGACGTAGCCAGTTGCATCAGTGATGGCGTGATATCCGATTCGGTTTGCCGGTATGAATACAACAAGGCCTGGCAGAACCATCTAATGATGGCACCCAAATATAATGCCGTCTCAGACTGCCAGCAGGACTTCGGCACGACATGTCAGCAACTGGCTTCCGGAGAGTATATTCCAACCATGGAAGGCTTTATGCTTGCCGCAGAGCCTGGCTCAAGCAGAAGCTCTTTTACGGTTATTCCTCTCTATCTTGGCAGTGGCGGTTTTTTCCGGACGGGGAACTACGATAGGGTTGGCAGCAGTTATCAGCAGGGAAAGGTCATCGTTGATAAAAAAGCAACGGCCAAGCCTTCTTTGACCAAGCCTTCAATAAAAAGTACTACCATGAAGCGTGGTGGTTTTGGCAGCCGTTCTGCCGCACGA
It contains:
- a CDS encoding DUF350 domain-containing protein; amino-acid sequence: MIAITDYLAGVPLFLAYFAVALVLTGIYVLVYTWCTPHEEMKLIRADVPAAAIAFAGSLIGFVLPLASVIENSIDLVDMALWGGVALIVQLATFFGLRLFIPQISEHIADNKLASGIWLGGVSIAAGLLNAACLTY
- a CDS encoding DUF1190 domain-containing protein produces the protein MKRSKKLQLAIMGTAPFVLSGCTDSAREALVYKDVASCISDGVISDSVCRYEYNKAWQNHLMMAPKYNAVSDCQQDFGTTCQQLASGEYIPTMEGFMLAAEPGSSRSSFTVIPLYLGSGGFFRTGNYDRVGSSYQQGKVIVDKKATAKPSLTKPSIKSTTMKRGGFGSRSAARGSWGG